One genomic segment of Bradyrhizobium diazoefficiens includes these proteins:
- a CDS encoding (Fe-S)-binding protein, which yields MRIGLFVPCYIDAFFPQVGIATLELLERFGHEVVYPRDQTCCGQPMANSGFNPDCAATEALFVRNFSGFDYVVGPSGSCVHHVRDNFDAIEQTADVKEVRARTYELVEFLHDVLKVDAFPWARFPHRIGLHNSCGTLRRLKHATPSELHEPFFSKPVDLLSKVDGIEFVKPARPDECCGFGGTFSVFEEVVSTKMGYDKVSDHARAGAEYIVSADSSCLMHQQGCAERIGVPLKFIHIAEILNGASA from the coding sequence ATGCGAATTGGGCTCTTCGTCCCCTGTTATATCGACGCTTTCTTTCCGCAAGTCGGCATCGCGACACTCGAGCTGCTGGAGCGCTTCGGTCATGAGGTCGTGTACCCACGCGATCAGACCTGCTGCGGACAACCGATGGCCAACAGTGGTTTCAACCCCGACTGCGCCGCGACTGAAGCCCTGTTCGTGCGCAATTTCTCGGGCTTCGACTATGTCGTAGGTCCGTCCGGCAGCTGCGTTCACCACGTGCGCGACAATTTCGACGCGATTGAGCAGACCGCGGACGTCAAGGAGGTTCGGGCGCGAACCTACGAACTGGTCGAGTTTCTGCACGATGTCCTGAAGGTCGATGCGTTTCCGTGGGCGAGGTTTCCACACCGGATCGGCCTCCATAACAGCTGCGGCACCCTGCGTCGGCTCAAGCACGCAACACCATCGGAGCTACACGAGCCGTTCTTCTCCAAGCCGGTGGATCTGCTGTCCAAGGTCGACGGCATCGAATTCGTCAAGCCGGCGAGACCTGACGAGTGTTGCGGCTTCGGAGGCACCTTCTCGGTCTTCGAGGAAGTCGTTTCTACCAAGATGGGGTACGACAAGGTCAGCGATCATGCCCGCGCGGGTGCCGAGTACATCGTATCGGCGGACAGCTCCTGCCTGATGCATCAGCAAGGCTGCGCCGAGCGCATCGGCGTGCCGCTCAAGTTCATCCACATCGCCGAGATATTGAACGGAGCCAGTGCATGA
- a CDS encoding BA14K family protein, with amino-acid sequence MIGLKALVAATLLSTITITSASAQVPVWASQNPDTFQAEYPNRDVLNGGTPTPAGRAGMELPDGAAPGYRARGAYAAMVGAPYSSCARRYSSYDPASATFLGRDGRRHACE; translated from the coding sequence ATGATTGGATTGAAAGCTTTGGTCGCGGCAACTCTATTGTCGACGATCACCATCACATCTGCAAGCGCTCAGGTCCCCGTTTGGGCCAGCCAGAATCCAGACACGTTTCAGGCCGAGTACCCGAACCGTGACGTTCTGAATGGAGGCACGCCAACGCCTGCAGGCAGAGCGGGCATGGAGCTCCCTGATGGCGCTGCTCCCGGCTATCGGGCACGCGGTGCTTATGCGGCCATGGTTGGCGCGCCTTACTCTTCCTGCGCTCGGCGCTATAGCTCCTACGATCCCGCGTCTGCCACCTTCCTCGGCCGCGATGGTCGACGCCATGCCTGCGAGTGA
- a CDS encoding YodC family protein, with amino-acid sequence MLSSPKRIPIAIAMTLGLALAGSLSAAAFADSAQPSTTAQAVATLHSGDLVRVRSGGPLMTVNSVEGDQVNCSWTDWITGELKSETFPVAVLSVPVTIPPADPSLQQDERDTDAYYKKHCPSGSVSIEGQFTCAY; translated from the coding sequence ATGTTGTCGTCTCCAAAACGGATCCCGATCGCAATCGCTATGACGCTCGGATTAGCACTTGCTGGGTCGCTGTCGGCTGCGGCCTTCGCCGACTCCGCCCAGCCAAGCACTACAGCGCAGGCTGTTGCGACGCTGCACAGTGGCGATCTTGTTCGAGTGCGTTCGGGAGGGCCATTGATGACAGTGAACAGCGTTGAAGGCGATCAGGTCAATTGCTCATGGACTGATTGGATAACGGGCGAGCTCAAATCGGAAACCTTCCCCGTTGCAGTGCTCAGCGTGCCCGTGACCATCCCTCCCGCAGATCCGAGCCTTCAACAGGACGAACGCGATACGGATGCCTACTACAAGAAGCACTGCCCATCCGGATCAGTATCGATTGAGGGGCAGTTCACCTGCGCCTATTAG
- the hemA gene encoding 5-aminolevulinate synthase, with translation MNYDTFLANAISRLKHEQRYRVFADLERIAGRFPHAIWHSPGGPREVVIWCSNDYLGMGQHTKVIGAMTAAATRLGVGAGGTRNIAGTNHPLIELEHELADLHRKEAALVFTSGYVSNQTGIATIGKLIPDCLILSDELNHNSMIEGARQSGCDKQIWRHNDVDHLERLLQAAGQDRPKLIAFETVYSMDGDVAPVHRICDLAEHYGAMTYADEVHAVGMYGARGAGVAERDGVMDRIDVLEGTLAKAFGCMGGYIAGNSILIDAVRSYAPGFIFTTALPPPICAAATAAIRHLKASNWERERHQERAARVKAVLTAAALPVMPSETHIVPVLVGDPERCKMACDLLLTDHGIYIQPINYPTVPRGTERLRITPTPYHDDMLVDALARALVDVWARLELAPKSWSAAAE, from the coding sequence ATGAACTACGACACATTCTTAGCCAACGCCATAAGCCGGCTGAAGCACGAGCAGCGCTATCGCGTCTTCGCAGATCTTGAACGTATCGCTGGCCGCTTCCCGCACGCCATCTGGCATTCTCCCGGCGGCCCGCGCGAAGTGGTGATCTGGTGCTCGAACGACTATCTCGGAATGGGCCAGCACACGAAGGTGATCGGCGCCATGACAGCGGCCGCGACGCGCCTCGGCGTCGGCGCCGGCGGGACACGAAACATCGCCGGTACCAATCATCCCCTGATCGAGTTGGAGCATGAACTGGCCGATTTGCACCGCAAGGAGGCGGCTCTCGTTTTTACGTCGGGTTACGTGTCAAACCAGACCGGAATCGCGACCATCGGAAAGCTCATTCCGGACTGCCTGATCCTCTCCGATGAGCTCAACCACAATTCGATGATCGAAGGCGCGCGTCAGTCCGGTTGCGACAAGCAGATCTGGCGGCATAACGACGTCGACCATCTCGAACGGTTGTTGCAAGCCGCCGGACAGGATCGGCCGAAGCTGATTGCCTTCGAGACCGTCTATTCCATGGATGGCGACGTGGCGCCGGTGCACCGCATCTGTGACCTCGCCGAACACTACGGCGCGATGACCTATGCGGACGAGGTGCACGCCGTGGGCATGTACGGCGCGCGTGGTGCCGGCGTTGCGGAACGCGATGGGGTAATGGACCGGATCGACGTTCTGGAAGGCACGCTCGCCAAGGCGTTCGGCTGCATGGGCGGATACATTGCGGGAAACAGCATCTTGATCGACGCGGTGCGCTCGTATGCGCCAGGCTTTATCTTTACCACTGCTTTGCCACCGCCGATTTGCGCCGCTGCCACCGCCGCGATCCGACACCTGAAGGCTTCGAATTGGGAACGCGAGCGACATCAGGAACGAGCAGCACGCGTCAAAGCCGTGCTCACGGCCGCCGCGTTGCCAGTTATGCCGAGCGAGACCCATATCGTGCCGGTGCTGGTCGGAGATCCCGAGAGGTGCAAGATGGCCTGCGATCTGTTGCTCACTGACCACGGCATTTACATCCAGCCGATCAACTATCCCACCGTGCCGCGCGGAACTGAACGGCTGCGGATCACACCGACCCCCTACCACGACGACATGCTCGTAGATGCTCTCGCTCGCGCACTGGTGGATGTATGGGCAAGACTAGAGCTTGCGCCCAAGAGCTGGTCGGCAGCAGCCGAATAA
- a CDS encoding catalase, protein MPIADNQNSITAGPRGPVLMQDFHLLERMAHQNRERIPERTVHAKGSAAYGTLTITHDITRYTKAKALQKGKKTEAFLRFSTVAGERGAADAERDVRGFALRFYTEEGNWDIVGNNTPVFFLRDPLKFPDFIHTQKRHPRTNMRSPTAMWDYWSLSPESLHQVTILMSDRGLPQSYRNVDGFGSHTYSFINDRNERHWVKFHFKTLQGIKNWTNAEAAQKVAYDRETHQRDLFDSIEKRDFPKWKFSVQIMPESDIDKHWYNPFDLTKVWPHADYPLIEVGILELNRNPANYFAEVEQAALAPSNIVPGIGHSPDKVLQARIFSYADAHRYRVGINAHQLPVNRPRAEVNDYHIDGTMRLEGKPYPDAYYEPNSFDGPLEDHSFREPPLRITGDATRYDHRDGNDDYRQPGELFRLMTADQKQQLFNNIRDAMDGVPPKIVYRQLVHFYRADPAYGAGVANALGVDFKPGMVAAE, encoded by the coding sequence ATGCCGATTGCCGACAACCAGAACAGCATCACCGCCGGCCCACGCGGCCCGGTTCTGATGCAGGACTTCCATCTCCTGGAGAGGATGGCGCATCAGAATCGCGAACGTATCCCCGAGCGCACCGTGCATGCCAAGGGATCGGCCGCCTACGGTACGTTGACCATCACCCATGACATCACGAGGTACACGAAGGCCAAAGCGCTACAGAAGGGCAAGAAGACCGAGGCTTTCCTGCGGTTCTCGACAGTGGCGGGCGAGCGTGGCGCGGCTGACGCTGAGCGCGACGTGCGGGGCTTTGCCCTCCGCTTCTATACTGAGGAAGGCAACTGGGACATCGTGGGCAACAATACGCCGGTGTTCTTCCTTCGCGATCCGCTGAAATTCCCCGACTTCATTCATACCCAGAAGCGGCACCCGCGGACCAATATGCGATCGCCGACCGCGATGTGGGATTACTGGTCGCTCTCACCTGAAAGCTTGCACCAGGTGACCATCCTGATGTCCGATCGCGGCCTGCCCCAGAGCTATCGGAATGTCGATGGCTTCGGCTCGCATACCTATTCGTTCATCAATGACAGGAATGAACGCCATTGGGTCAAGTTTCACTTCAAGACCTTGCAAGGCATCAAGAACTGGACCAACGCCGAAGCGGCCCAGAAGGTCGCCTACGACCGCGAGACCCATCAGCGCGATCTGTTCGATTCGATCGAGAAGCGCGACTTCCCGAAATGGAAGTTTTCCGTGCAGATCATGCCGGAGAGCGACATCGACAAGCACTGGTACAACCCGTTCGACTTGACCAAGGTATGGCCGCACGCGGACTATCCACTGATCGAGGTCGGTATCCTCGAGCTCAACCGCAATCCGGCGAACTATTTTGCCGAGGTCGAACAGGCGGCGCTCGCGCCGTCGAACATCGTACCCGGCATCGGCCACTCGCCGGACAAGGTGCTGCAGGCACGCATCTTTTCCTATGCGGACGCGCATCGTTACCGGGTCGGCATCAATGCACACCAACTCCCGGTAAATCGGCCGCGAGCAGAAGTGAACGATTATCACATCGACGGCACGATGCGGCTCGAGGGCAAGCCTTATCCCGACGCTTACTACGAGCCGAATTCGTTTGACGGCCCGCTAGAGGACCACAGTTTCCGCGAGCCGCCGCTCAGGATCACGGGAGACGCGACCCGCTACGATCATCGCGACGGCAACGACGACTATCGGCAGCCGGGAGAACTGTTCCGGCTGATGACGGCCGATCAGAAGCAGCAGCTGTTCAACAACATCAGGGATGCGATGGACGGCGTGCCGCCAAAAATCGTCTACCGTCAGCTCGTTCACTTCTATCGCGCCGATCCCGCATATGGTGCCGGCGTCGCCAACGCCCTCGGCGTCGATTTCAAGCCTGGGATGGTCGCCGCGGAGTAG
- a CDS encoding cupin domain-containing protein, whose protein sequence is MSKPAIHIVNPAQFDSGTAQTPGSQRRAAIAPELGIPSAIWGGLFEVAPGLRTGIHHHGQQETIAYVLSGICEVRWGERGEFSALAKVGDFIHVPAFLPHIETNPSKLEPFRWVVVRSTATPIVINLPDDTWT, encoded by the coding sequence ATGAGTAAGCCTGCGATCCATATCGTAAACCCGGCTCAGTTCGATTCCGGAACAGCCCAGACGCCAGGCTCTCAGCGTCGTGCGGCTATCGCTCCAGAACTCGGGATCCCTTCGGCAATCTGGGGCGGTCTGTTCGAGGTGGCCCCTGGACTGCGTACAGGAATTCACCATCACGGACAGCAGGAAACGATCGCCTACGTCCTTTCCGGTATCTGTGAAGTGCGCTGGGGTGAAAGAGGCGAATTCTCCGCACTTGCGAAGGTCGGCGATTTCATTCACGTCCCGGCTTTCCTACCGCATATCGAAACCAACCCTTCGAAGCTGGAGCCGTTTCGGTGGGTCGTCGTTCGTAGTACAGCGACGCCTATCGTGATTAACCTGCCGGACGACACCTGGACCTAG
- a CDS encoding NAD-dependent malic enzyme codes for MTERVKITTKTKPVEVPHGAAFLGDPTRNKGTAFTLEERRLHRLEGLLPYSVDTIEHQVERVLGHLEAKPTDLERYVYLIGLEDRNETLFYRTVMSDPARFIPILYDPTVAYACLTFGHIYRRARGMYISRDMKGRIAEVLRNWPQRDVRFICVSTGGRILGLGDIGANGMGIPIGKLQLYTACAAVPPTTLLPVLLDIGTTNDALRADPLYLGMREKPPSDQELNELTDEFVDAVQKVFPDCCIHFEDWKGTDAIRMLKRYRDKVLCYNDDIQGTASISLAGLITALQIVDAPLTEQRILFLGAGSAAIAIAGLIASAMEQKGLSPDQARSRISMFDIDGLIEPSRSDLSDVQKVYAHKAAPSKDLVRTIEAFKPTILIGVSTKGGAFTQQVVEAMSRINERPIIFALSNPTEKAECSAEQAYTWSKGKALYAAGVQFPDVTVNGKTYHPGQANNFYIFPAVGLATYVARPKRLTDACFIAAAQACADQVGPDLRAKGMLYPSQADILESEVTTATRVAEFMFDRGLAQVERPRDVRAWIEGQLYKPEY; via the coding sequence ATGACTGAACGAGTAAAGATTACCACCAAGACCAAGCCGGTGGAGGTTCCGCACGGGGCTGCGTTTCTGGGCGATCCCACGCGCAACAAGGGTACGGCCTTCACTTTGGAGGAGCGCAGGCTCCATAGGCTCGAAGGTCTTCTACCGTATTCGGTTGACACCATCGAGCATCAGGTCGAGCGCGTGCTCGGGCATCTGGAAGCCAAGCCGACCGACCTCGAGCGGTACGTCTACCTTATCGGTCTGGAAGATCGGAATGAGACGTTGTTCTACCGCACCGTGATGTCCGATCCTGCACGCTTCATACCGATCCTCTATGACCCGACCGTTGCCTACGCCTGCCTCACCTTCGGCCACATCTACCGGCGGGCCCGGGGCATGTACATCAGCCGCGACATGAAGGGCCGCATCGCCGAGGTACTGCGCAATTGGCCGCAGCGCGACGTCCGATTTATTTGCGTCTCCACCGGCGGGCGCATCCTCGGCCTCGGTGACATCGGCGCAAACGGCATGGGCATCCCGATCGGCAAGCTGCAGCTCTACACCGCTTGCGCAGCGGTGCCGCCTACCACCCTGCTTCCGGTGCTGCTTGACATCGGCACGACCAACGATGCGTTACGCGCCGATCCACTCTATCTCGGTATGCGGGAGAAGCCGCCGTCCGATCAGGAACTCAACGAACTGACAGACGAATTCGTGGACGCGGTTCAGAAAGTCTTTCCCGACTGCTGTATCCATTTCGAGGACTGGAAAGGCACCGACGCCATTCGGATGCTCAAGCGGTATCGAGACAAGGTGCTGTGCTACAATGATGACATTCAGGGCACTGCCAGCATCTCCCTTGCAGGCCTGATAACTGCATTGCAGATCGTTGACGCGCCGCTCACCGAGCAGCGTATTCTGTTCCTCGGGGCCGGGTCGGCGGCAATCGCCATCGCAGGTCTCATAGCCTCTGCGATGGAACAGAAAGGCCTGTCGCCAGACCAAGCGCGCAGCCGCATCTCGATGTTCGACATCGATGGGCTGATCGAGCCATCTCGCTCCGATCTCTCGGATGTGCAGAAGGTGTATGCGCACAAGGCTGCGCCGTCGAAGGATCTTGTCCGGACCATCGAAGCGTTCAAGCCGACCATCCTGATCGGCGTCAGCACAAAGGGCGGCGCGTTTACTCAGCAGGTCGTCGAGGCGATGAGCCGGATAAATGAGCGACCCATCATCTTCGCGCTCTCCAACCCGACTGAAAAGGCGGAATGTTCCGCCGAGCAGGCCTACACGTGGTCCAAGGGCAAGGCGCTGTACGCGGCCGGCGTCCAGTTTCCTGACGTGACGGTGAACGGCAAGACCTATCACCCAGGTCAGGCCAACAACTTCTATATCTTTCCCGCCGTCGGCCTCGCAACCTATGTGGCGCGGCCGAAGAGGCTCACCGACGCCTGCTTCATCGCGGCGGCCCAGGCGTGCGCCGACCAAGTCGGCCCCGACCTGCGCGCCAAAGGCATGCTGTATCCAAGCCAAGCCGACATCCTGGAATCCGAAGTGACGACCGCGACTCGCGTGGCAGAGTTCATGTTCGACCGTGGCCTGGCGCAGGTGGAGCGGCCGCGCGACGTCCGCGCCTGGATCGAAGGGCAACTTTACAAACCAGAATACTGA
- a CDS encoding DUF4396 domain-containing protein, which translates to MLDGAMIVWFALTAGSVAFVVWDSIFNGVTSWVQRIAWILVTIYAGPVGAFFYLLACRRPLPGTHDAFTAARWKQSLNSEMHCLAGDATGIVMAASILPVFSLTNGWDATIEYLAGFVSGLFIFQALMMVGMYEGDYWKAVRKTFFAETVSMNMVMTGMIATMLILGAHWAGSEEPQALSFWFRMSIATIVGGLVAYPINHWMVANRLKHGCMTLPDADKPAPDLGHATPEPSKMMDHAQMHHAAGSAGAMYQHHDHAMNELPAGRAAVIIAATFVVLLAAVWLTSFLIPVRF; encoded by the coding sequence ATGCTCGACGGCGCCATGATCGTCTGGTTCGCGCTGACAGCCGGCAGCGTGGCCTTCGTCGTCTGGGACTCCATTTTCAATGGCGTCACCAGCTGGGTGCAGCGCATCGCCTGGATCCTCGTCACGATCTATGCGGGGCCGGTCGGCGCGTTCTTCTACCTGCTCGCCTGCCGCAGGCCCCTGCCGGGCACCCATGATGCCTTCACCGCGGCGAGGTGGAAGCAGTCGCTCAACAGCGAGATGCACTGCCTGGCAGGGGACGCTACCGGCATTGTCATGGCAGCCTCCATCCTGCCGGTCTTCAGTCTCACCAACGGCTGGGACGCGACGATCGAATACCTGGCGGGCTTCGTCTCCGGCCTGTTCATCTTCCAGGCGCTAATGATGGTCGGTATGTACGAGGGCGACTACTGGAAGGCGGTCCGCAAGACTTTCTTCGCTGAGACCGTGTCGATGAATATGGTGATGACTGGCATGATCGCGACCATGCTGATCCTGGGCGCCCACTGGGCGGGCTCGGAGGAGCCGCAGGCCCTCTCGTTCTGGTTCCGCATGAGCATAGCGACGATCGTCGGCGGCCTCGTCGCGTATCCGATCAACCACTGGATGGTTGCGAACCGCCTGAAGCATGGCTGTATGACTCTGCCTGATGCAGATAAACCTGCACCGGATCTGGGCCACGCCACGCCCGAGCCCTCGAAGATGATGGATCACGCCCAGATGCATCACGCGGCGGGATCGGCCGGCGCGATGTATCAACACCACGATCACGCGATGAACGAGCTGCCGGCAGGCCGCGCCGCGGTTATCATCGCCGCAACCTTCGTGGTTCTACTCGCCGCGGTTTGGCTGACGAGTTTCCTAATTCCGGTGAGGTTCTAA
- the mbfA gene encoding iron exporter MbfA → MKSFDQLTEQEILALAISSEEEDGRIYADFAESLRDEHPDTAQVFSDMSVEENEHRRALIELYCSRFGGHIPLVRRQDVRGFVQRKRLWRVRFRGIEAVRQQASQMEQDARRFYDLAASRTTDASVRILLGDLAKAELQHERTAEAITAKRLPQEARGLEDENARRSFILQIIQPGLVGLMDGSVSTLAPVFAAAFATHNSWNAFQVGMAASLGAGISMGFAEALADDGKLSGRGTPYLRGLVCGLMTVAGGIGHTLPYLIPDFFTATATAAAVVMAELLAIAFIQWKYMDTAPISAAAKVMLGGGLVLATGVLIGNG, encoded by the coding sequence ATGAAATCATTCGATCAGCTCACGGAGCAGGAAATCCTCGCGCTCGCCATCAGCAGCGAGGAAGAGGATGGACGGATCTATGCCGATTTCGCAGAAAGTTTGAGGGACGAACATCCCGACACGGCGCAGGTCTTCTCTGATATGTCTGTAGAAGAGAACGAGCATCGCCGCGCATTGATCGAACTCTATTGTTCAAGATTTGGCGGTCACATTCCGCTCGTGAGACGACAGGACGTCCGCGGCTTCGTGCAACGAAAGAGGCTTTGGCGGGTCCGCTTTCGGGGCATCGAAGCCGTGAGGCAGCAAGCGAGTCAGATGGAGCAAGACGCCCGGCGCTTCTACGACCTGGCCGCTTCCCGAACGACCGACGCTTCTGTTCGCATATTGCTCGGCGACCTGGCAAAAGCCGAATTGCAACATGAACGGACGGCGGAAGCAATTACAGCCAAACGTCTGCCGCAGGAGGCCAGGGGCCTGGAGGACGAAAACGCCCGGCGCAGTTTCATCCTCCAGATCATTCAGCCAGGGCTCGTCGGACTGATGGATGGATCGGTTTCGACGTTAGCTCCGGTGTTTGCAGCGGCGTTTGCCACGCACAACTCGTGGAATGCCTTTCAAGTCGGCATGGCAGCGTCGCTCGGCGCTGGAATTTCTATGGGATTTGCGGAAGCTCTCGCCGATGACGGAAAGCTGTCCGGTCGCGGTACGCCATATTTGCGAGGACTTGTTTGTGGTCTCATGACAGTCGCGGGTGGCATAGGGCATACGCTTCCATACTTGATACCGGATTTTTTCACAGCGACCGCGACAGCCGCAGCGGTTGTTATGGCCGAGCTGCTCGCGATTGCCTTCATTCAATGGAAATACATGGACACGGCGCCGATCTCCGCCGCCGCCAAGGTCATGCTCGGAGGCGGACTTGTTCTCGCGACCGGCGTTCTCATTGGAAACGGCTGA
- a CDS encoding DUF305 domain-containing protein, giving the protein MSNRVLILVAAVAAALGCGAAAQQMPMAADSLPKECRMAAHGSEPNQSMHSMTRSMSQKGQPTAKLGEAQKGYLEAMMKMRAPTQMGIMANDPDVGFICGMIPHHQGAVDMAEVVLKTGHNAEAKRFAEQVIKEQGQQISWMKEWLKKYADKEEN; this is encoded by the coding sequence ATGTCGAACCGAGTTTTGATCCTCGTTGCAGCCGTCGCAGCCGCCCTGGGCTGCGGCGCAGCGGCTCAGCAGATGCCCATGGCGGCGGATAGCCTGCCCAAGGAGTGCCGGATGGCGGCGCACGGGAGCGAGCCGAACCAAAGCATGCACAGCATGACGCGAAGTATGTCGCAGAAGGGGCAACCCACGGCCAAGCTGGGCGAGGCTCAGAAGGGCTATCTTGAAGCGATGATGAAGATGCGAGCTCCGACGCAGATGGGCATCATGGCGAACGATCCTGATGTCGGGTTCATCTGTGGCATGATCCCGCACCATCAGGGCGCCGTCGACATGGCCGAGGTCGTCCTGAAGACCGGGCATAATGCTGAAGCCAAGAGGTTCGCGGAGCAAGTGATCAAGGAGCAGGGACAGCAGATAAGCTGGATGAAAGAGTGGCTCAAGAAGTATGCCGACAAGGAAGAGAATTGA
- a CDS encoding LutC/YkgG family protein, producing MTSRDDILDSIRANLPRVDRPLPHVPMFDEDPPASLLSAFKGSLERMGGIFLDPPASGDVLAPVRAKVASAKVVCSTVSEIVGNRDIATVGGTQELADVDFAIVRASFAVAETGSVLLSETDLNINALAYFAQHLIVLLDPADIVVNLHHAYRRPEFRERHYASFHTGPSATADIEGVLIHGAQGVRSLSVLPIARNYQPQPTSPQEKKHD from the coding sequence GTGACAAGCCGCGACGATATACTGGATTCGATCCGGGCGAACCTGCCGCGAGTCGATCGGCCGCTGCCGCATGTTCCGATGTTCGACGAAGACCCGCCGGCATCGCTGCTCTCTGCGTTCAAGGGCAGCCTGGAACGCATGGGTGGGATATTTCTCGATCCGCCGGCCTCAGGCGATGTCCTCGCGCCGGTGCGGGCGAAGGTCGCAAGCGCGAAAGTCGTGTGCTCGACGGTCTCGGAGATCGTCGGCAACCGCGATATCGCAACGGTCGGTGGGACGCAGGAACTGGCAGATGTGGATTTCGCGATCGTGCGCGCGTCCTTCGCCGTGGCCGAGACCGGCTCCGTGCTTTTGAGCGAAACGGACTTGAACATCAACGCCCTCGCTTACTTCGCACAGCACCTGATCGTGCTGCTCGATCCAGCCGACATCGTTGTCAATCTGCATCATGCCTATCGCCGGCCAGAATTCCGCGAGCGGCACTACGCCAGCTTTCACACCGGCCCCTCCGCCACCGCAGATATCGAAGGCGTGCTCATCCATGGGGCGCAGGGCGTCCGCTCACTGTCTGTTCTGCCCATCGCGCGAAATTATCAACCCCAGCCGACTTCACCCCAGGAGAAGAAGCATGACTGA
- a CDS encoding MIP/aquaporin family protein, whose amino-acid sequence MSNRLASKLLAELVGTFSFVFIGAGAAAIVGTGVGLPGVVAVAFAHGLTIMAFAFAYGSVSGGHMNPAVTVGVLAAGAMRAGEAAGYIVSQLIGGIAGALLLRTVLGGSATGLGMPTLAHNLALGATTLTITPTIGFLIEAVLAFFLVTVVLSTAVAGRAGSLAPLAIGMTLTLNILMGGPLTGAPFNPARALGPMVATGNYGDVWLYLAAPIVGAIVAAIFHTVLVLLAHEEAASAPGRAGQAPAE is encoded by the coding sequence ATGTCCAACAGACTTGCATCCAAGCTCCTTGCGGAGCTCGTCGGCACCTTCTCGTTTGTATTCATCGGTGCAGGCGCCGCGGCGATAGTCGGCACCGGTGTCGGCCTGCCCGGCGTCGTTGCAGTTGCCTTTGCACACGGCTTGACGATCATGGCGTTCGCCTTCGCGTATGGCTCCGTGTCGGGCGGGCACATGAACCCCGCCGTCACCGTCGGCGTACTCGCCGCCGGGGCGATGCGTGCCGGCGAGGCGGCTGGCTATATCGTCAGTCAGCTCATTGGAGGTATCGCAGGCGCCCTGTTGCTGCGGACCGTTCTAGGCGGTTCGGCCACCGGCCTCGGCATGCCGACGCTCGCTCACAACCTCGCGCTCGGCGCTACGACCCTCACGATCACTCCCACAATCGGCTTCTTGATCGAGGCCGTGCTCGCCTTCTTCCTGGTTACAGTGGTACTCAGCACGGCGGTTGCGGGTCGCGCAGGCAGCCTCGCGCCGCTTGCGATCGGAATGACGCTGACCCTCAACATCCTGATGGGTGGGCCACTCACTGGCGCCCCGTTCAACCCAGCGCGGGCGCTCGGCCCGATGGTCGCCACCGGCAACTACGGCGATGTCTGGCTGTACCTGGCCGCCCCTATCGTGGGTGCCATCGTCGCTGCTATTTTTCATACCGTTCTCGTGTTGCTCGCCCATGAGGAGGCAGCCTCCGCGCCGGGCAGGGCCGGACAGGCACCCGCCGAATGA